In Helianthus annuus cultivar XRQ/B chromosome 8, HanXRQr2.0-SUNRISE, whole genome shotgun sequence, a single genomic region encodes these proteins:
- the LOC110870432 gene encoding copper transport protein ATX1-like, giving the protein RCSGYLFLRLVCHVGGCVGAVKRVLGKMEGVETFDIDLEQQKVTVKGNVQPDAVLQTVSKTGKKTEFWPAEGASATA; this is encoded by the coding sequence AGATGTTCAGGTTACTTGTTCTTAAGGTTGGTATGTCATGTTGGCGGCTGTGTTGGGGCTGTGAAGAGGGTTCTTGGCAAAATGGAAGGGGTGGAAACTTTTGACATTGATCTGGAACAACAAAAGGTGACTGTGAAGGGTAATGTACAGCCAGATGCGGTTCTGCAGACGGTTTCCAAAACCGGGAAGAAAACGGAGTTCTGGCCAGCTGAAGGTGCATCGGCTACTGCTTAA